A single window of Fischerella sp. PCC 9605 DNA harbors:
- a CDS encoding type II toxin-antitoxin system RelE/ParE family toxin — protein sequence MNPPLKPVEWIASSLDDLKDFPEDVQQVMGYALYLAQCGEKHPDAKPLKGFKGAVILEVVEDFDTDTYRAVYTVKFEGVVYVLDAFQKKSKRGIATPKQDIELIEARLKRAKEHYEQYYKQRLEEDKNEQRN from the coding sequence ATGAACCCACCCCTAAAGCCTGTTGAATGGATTGCCAGTTCCCTCGATGACTTAAAAGACTTTCCTGAAGATGTCCAGCAAGTCATGGGTTATGCCCTATACCTAGCGCAATGTGGTGAGAAGCACCCAGATGCAAAGCCACTCAAAGGCTTCAAAGGAGCAGTGATTTTGGAGGTGGTTGAGGACTTTGATACAGACACGTACCGAGCAGTTTATACAGTCAAATTTGAAGGAGTTGTGTATGTGTTGGACGCCTTTCAGAAGAAATCTAAGCGTGGAATTGCGACTCCCAAGCAAGATATTGAACTGATTGAAGCTCGACTCAAACGCGCCAAAGAACATTACGAACAGTACTATAAGCAGCGTCTAGAGGAAGACAAAAATGAGCAAAGAAATTAA
- a CDS encoding ParE family toxin-like protein gives MHYTTRRFWKCYNTLPENVQQTADQCYELLKADPSHPSLHFKKIGNKYWSVRAGLDYQALGVEVEDGISWFWIGTHAEYDKLIGKL, from the coding sequence ATGCACTACACGACACGGCGATTTTGGAAATGCTACAACACTTTACCCGAAAACGTACAGCAAACTGCCGATCAATGCTATGAGTTGCTTAAAGCTGATCCATCTCATCCATCGTTGCACTTCAAAAAGATTGGTAACAAGTATTGGTCAGTTCGGGCAGGGCTAGATTATCAGGCTTTAGGTGTTGAAGTAGAAGATGGCATTTCTTGGTTTTGGATTGGGACTCATGCAGAGTACGACAAGCTAATCGGCAAGTTGTAG
- a CDS encoding ABC transporter permease encodes MSRSKAITYYITARLLLAPLQLLTIITIVFLLLRSTPGDPVDAILGARAPESAKEELRKQLGLNLPLWLQYLNYMGNLLRFDMGKSIASRGQQVWDIIWQYFPATAELAIYSIAIALVVGIAVGIISASRPGTAVDVGGRLFGIVTYSLPMFWAGMVLQLIFAVQLDWLPLGTRYPATLPAPEAITGLYTIDSLLRGNFTQFFTAAQYLILPCCTLGILLSGIFERIVRVNLKQTMQADYVEAARARGIPEKTILFSHALKNALIPVITVLGLTFASLLGGAILTEVTFSWPGLANRLYQGISERDYPTVQGIMVFFGAIVVGASILIDIFNAYVDPRIRY; translated from the coding sequence ATGTCCCGTTCCAAAGCTATAACTTATTACATTACAGCCCGTTTGCTGTTAGCTCCACTCCAGTTGTTAACTATCATTACCATCGTGTTTCTGTTGCTGAGATCAACACCTGGAGATCCAGTTGACGCAATTTTGGGTGCGCGTGCGCCAGAAAGCGCTAAGGAAGAATTGCGAAAACAACTCGGTTTAAACTTGCCTTTATGGTTGCAGTACTTAAATTACATGGGCAACTTGCTACGCTTCGATATGGGCAAATCTATTGCCAGTCGGGGACAACAAGTTTGGGATATCATTTGGCAATATTTCCCAGCGACAGCAGAGTTAGCTATATATAGTATCGCGATCGCTCTAGTTGTTGGTATTGCTGTTGGTATTATTTCTGCTTCCCGTCCTGGTACCGCTGTAGATGTAGGGGGAAGATTGTTTGGAATCGTCACCTACTCACTACCCATGTTTTGGGCAGGAATGGTACTACAATTGATTTTCGCTGTTCAGCTTGATTGGTTGCCCTTGGGAACGCGTTATCCTGCAACACTACCAGCCCCAGAAGCTATCACTGGTTTGTATACAATCGATAGTCTCTTAAGAGGCAACTTTACTCAGTTTTTCACTGCTGCACAATATCTCATTCTACCTTGTTGTACTTTGGGAATCTTGCTCAGTGGTATTTTTGAGCGAATTGTGCGTGTGAATTTAAAGCAAACAATGCAAGCAGATTATGTAGAGGCTGCTAGAGCTAGAGGTATTCCTGAAAAAACAATTTTATTTTCTCATGCCTTAAAAAATGCTCTAATTCCAGTGATTACCGTCCTAGGATTGACGTTTGCCTCTCTATTGGGAGGAGCAATTTTAACCGAAGTCACATTTTCGTGGCCTGGATTGGCAAATAGACTATATCAAGGAATTTCGGAGCGAGATTATCCTACAGTCCAAGGAATCATGGTATTTTTTGGAGCTATTGTAGTTGGGGCAAGCATTTTAATTGATATTTTCAACGCCTACGTAGACCCACGAATTCGTTACTAG
- a CDS encoding type II toxin-antitoxin system RelE/ParE family toxin has product MEVSFSSSFRRAFKKRIKGNVDLEARFWQKLEQFTTDRFDQSLKTHKLSGKLNELWSFSVGYDERVLFYFTEDGNAVFVDIGSHDEVY; this is encoded by the coding sequence GTGGAAGTTAGTTTCAGTTCTTCATTCCGACGTGCCTTTAAAAAGCGAATCAAGGGAAACGTAGATTTAGAAGCAAGATTTTGGCAAAAGCTGGAGCAGTTTACAACAGACCGATTTGATCAAAGTCTGAAAACTCACAAATTGTCTGGCAAGCTCAATGAATTATGGAGTTTCAGCGTGGGTTATGACGAGAGGGTATTGTTTTACTTCACAGAGGATGGGAATGCTGTGTTTGTAGATATTGGTAGCCATGACGAGGTCTATTAG
- the proB gene encoding glutamate 5-kinase, whose product MTKTIVVKIGTSSLTQPETGKLAISTIATLAETLSHLQQQGHRMILVSSGAVGVGCARLGLGERPKAIALKQAVAAVGQGRLIRVYDDLFNTLQQPIAQVLLTRSDLVQRSRYLNVYKTFKELLELGVIPVVNENDTVAVEELKFGDNDTLSALVASLVHADWLFLLTDVDRLYSADPRSVPDAQPIALVSNLKELEELQVQTGTQGSQWGTGGMVTKISAARIAIAAGVRTVITEGKYPQNIEKILHGELLGTHFEPQPEPTSARKRWIAYGLLPTGKLYLDEGAVVAISQAGKSLLAAGITAVEGEFDTQEAVLLCDPRGKEIARGLVNYTSAELQKIRGCRSSEIAVILGYESGETAETVIHRDNLVLTT is encoded by the coding sequence ATGACTAAAACGATTGTTGTTAAAATCGGGACTTCTAGTCTTACTCAACCAGAAACAGGAAAATTGGCAATTTCTACGATTGCAACCTTAGCAGAAACACTCTCGCATTTACAACAACAGGGACATCGGATGATTTTGGTTTCTTCTGGTGCTGTTGGAGTGGGTTGTGCGCGCCTAGGTTTAGGCGAAAGACCAAAGGCGATCGCCCTCAAACAAGCAGTGGCAGCAGTTGGACAAGGGCGTTTAATCCGTGTATATGATGATTTATTTAATACCTTACAACAACCTATAGCTCAAGTATTGCTTACCCGCAGCGACTTAGTACAGCGCAGTCGCTATCTGAATGTCTACAAAACCTTTAAGGAATTACTGGAACTAGGGGTAATTCCTGTGGTGAATGAAAATGATACCGTAGCAGTGGAGGAATTAAAATTTGGAGACAATGACACTCTTTCGGCTTTAGTTGCTAGTTTAGTACATGCAGATTGGCTATTTTTACTTACCGACGTAGATAGACTTTACTCAGCCGATCCCCGTTCCGTACCGGATGCCCAGCCGATCGCATTAGTTAGCAATCTCAAGGAATTAGAAGAATTACAGGTGCAAACAGGCACTCAAGGTTCCCAATGGGGTACGGGTGGTATGGTGACAAAAATTTCTGCCGCACGAATTGCCATTGCTGCTGGTGTTCGCACCGTAATTACCGAAGGTAAATATCCCCAAAATATAGAAAAAATATTACATGGAGAACTACTTGGCACTCACTTTGAACCACAACCGGAGCCAACCTCGGCTCGCAAACGCTGGATAGCTTACGGTCTACTTCCTACTGGCAAATTATATTTAGATGAAGGAGCAGTGGTAGCAATTTCGCAAGCAGGCAAATCTTTATTAGCTGCTGGCATTACCGCTGTGGAAGGCGAATTTGATACCCAAGAAGCCGTGCTATTATGCGATCCAAGAGGTAAAGAAATTGCTAGAGGACTTGTAAACTACACCAGTGCTGAACTGCAAAAAATTCGCGGGTGTCGTTCGAGCGAAATTGCAGTGATTTTGGGATATGAAAGTGGAGAAACGGCGGAAACAGTGATTCACCGAGATAATTTGGTTTTGACTACTTAA
- a CDS encoding alpha/beta fold hydrolase codes for MRAKIRDTEIFFDVEGSSLVVDGDRIHTKPVAFLIHGGPGADHTSYKPAFSPLAQKLQLVYFDHRGQGRSARGSKQTYTLDNNVEDMEALRRYLGLDQIVVIGTSYGGMVALSYAVRYPQNISHLIVIATAANYRFLERAKEILAHRGTEEQKKIAQRLWNGSFENEEQLREYFKVMGSMYSLTYDPSSSGKTWDRTIFSVDAINVAFGGFLRNYNVLDRLYKITAPTLVIGGRHDWICPPEFSSEIAKAIPNADLRIFENSGHLIRVDEKEALLDAIAGFLVYKR; via the coding sequence ATGCGAGCAAAAATTCGAGATACAGAGATTTTCTTTGATGTGGAAGGTTCTTCTTTAGTAGTGGATGGCGATCGCATTCACACCAAACCTGTTGCCTTTTTGATTCACGGTGGCCCTGGTGCGGATCATACTTCCTATAAACCCGCCTTCTCTCCTCTCGCTCAAAAGCTGCAACTAGTTTATTTTGACCATCGAGGCCAGGGACGTTCTGCCCGGGGATCGAAGCAAACCTACACCCTAGACAACAATGTCGAAGATATGGAAGCATTGCGCCGTTACCTAGGTCTTGACCAAATTGTTGTCATTGGCACTTCCTACGGCGGTATGGTTGCTCTTTCTTATGCGGTTCGCTATCCCCAGAATATATCGCATCTGATTGTCATTGCCACGGCGGCTAATTACCGCTTTCTAGAGCGAGCCAAAGAGATTTTGGCACATCGAGGAACCGAAGAACAAAAGAAAATTGCCCAGCGACTTTGGAATGGTTCTTTTGAAAATGAGGAACAACTACGGGAGTATTTTAAAGTCATGGGATCAATGTATTCGCTGACCTACGATCCCTCCTCATCTGGCAAAACTTGGGATCGGACTATTTTCTCTGTCGATGCCATTAATGTTGCCTTTGGTGGCTTTCTGCGGAACTACAACGTCCTCGATCGGCTATACAAGATTACTGCACCGACTTTAGTAATTGGCGGGCGGCATGACTGGATTTGTCCTCCAGAATTCTCCTCTGAAATTGCTAAAGCAATTCCCAACGCCGACTTAAGAATCTTTGAAAATAGCGGTCACTTGATTCGGGTAGATGAAAAAGAAGCGCTTCTAGATGCGATCGCTGGTTTCTTGGTCTACAAACGTTAA
- a CDS encoding VOC family protein: MTITLNHTIVPARDKEASARFFAHIFGLKVDSPVGPFAAVHVNDTLTLDFADREKFESHHYAFHVSDEEFDAIFARVKEAGLEYSSDPMHQNKGQINHRKGGRGFYFYDIDGHNLELLTRP; the protein is encoded by the coding sequence ATGACAATTACTCTAAATCACACCATAGTGCCTGCCCGTGATAAAGAAGCATCAGCACGTTTTTTTGCTCATATTTTTGGTCTGAAGGTTGATTCTCCTGTTGGCCCTTTTGCCGCTGTGCATGTCAATGATACGCTGACACTTGACTTTGCCGACAGGGAGAAATTTGAGTCACATCACTATGCGTTTCATGTTAGTGATGAAGAATTTGATGCCATCTTTGCACGGGTGAAAGAGGCAGGTCTTGAATACAGTAGTGACCCCATGCACCAGAACAAAGGTCAAATCAATCACAGAAAAGGGGGTCGTGGCTTTTATTTCTACGATATTGATGGCCATAACCTAGAATTGCTGACCCGTCCATAG
- a CDS encoding Uma2 family endonuclease — MVQVPSKMLTLEEFLQLPETKPASEYIDGQIIQKPMPQGKHSTIQGEFISTINGVVKPNRIARAFPELRCTFGGRSIVPDIAVFIWSRIPRDENGEVANTFSIAPDWTIEILSPDQNQTKVTKNILHCLKYGTQMGWLIDPNEQTVFIYRPKQETEVFDEPDALLPMPSFAGELHLTIKDLLAWLLE; from the coding sequence ATGGTACAAGTACCATCTAAAATGCTGACATTAGAAGAGTTTCTGCAACTACCAGAAACAAAACCTGCTAGTGAGTACATTGATGGTCAAATTATCCAGAAGCCCATGCCCCAAGGGAAACATAGTACAATTCAAGGAGAATTTATATCTACCATCAATGGTGTAGTAAAGCCTAATCGTATCGCTCGTGCGTTTCCTGAGTTGCGTTGTACTTTTGGTGGTCGTTCAATTGTACCTGACATCGCGGTTTTTATTTGGAGTAGGATTCCCCGTGATGAGAATGGGGAGGTTGCCAATACATTTTCCATCGCTCCAGATTGGACAATTGAAATTTTGTCTCCCGATCAAAACCAGACAAAAGTGACGAAAAATATTCTTCATTGTCTAAAGTATGGAACTCAAATGGGTTGGCTAATTGATCCGAATGAGCAAACTGTGTTTATTTATCGTCCCAAACAAGAAACTGAAGTGTTTGATGAGCCAGATGCACTTCTTCCTATGCCATCGTTTGCGGGTGAGTTACACCTTACAATTAAGGATTTGCTTGCTTGGTTGTTAGAGTAA
- a CDS encoding helix-turn-helix domain-containing protein, translating to MSKEIKVQSSSGNIFADIGLATSDELLIKAELVRQISDLIAARNLTQTEAAKLLGIDQPKISALLRGKLSGFSTERLFRFLNALGSDVEIRVIPKPQSNSQAQTRVVSV from the coding sequence ATGAGCAAAGAAATTAAGGTGCAATCAAGCAGTGGTAATATTTTTGCAGATATAGGACTCGCGACTTCCGACGAGTTGTTGATTAAAGCGGAACTCGTTCGACAAATCAGTGACCTGATCGCTGCGAGAAACCTGACTCAAACCGAAGCGGCAAAACTGCTCGGAATCGATCAACCCAAAATCTCTGCTTTACTGCGTGGAAAGCTTTCCGGATTTTCAACCGAACGCCTCTTTCGATTTTTAAACGCACTGGGGAGTGATGTGGAAATTCGTGTTATTCCCAAACCTCAATCAAACTCTCAAGCTCAGACAAGAGTTGTTAGTGTCTAG
- the psbB gene encoding photosystem II chlorophyll-binding protein CP47 encodes MGLPWYRVHTVVLNDPGRLISVHLMHTALVAGWAGSMALYELAIYDPSDPVLNPMWRQGMFVLPFMARLGVVGSWGGWNVTGAANYDPGFWSFEGVAAAHIVLSGLLFLAAVWHWVYWDLELFQDPRTGEPALDLPKMFGIHLFLAGLLCFGFGAFHLTGLWGPGMWISDPYGLSGHVEPVAPEWGPDGFNPFNPGGVVAHHIAAGIVGIIAGLFHLSVRPPERLYKALRMGNIETVLSSSIAAVFFAAFVVAGTMWYGSATTPIELFGPTRYQWDQGYFKQEIQRRVQTSLAYGATPEQAWSQIPEKLAFYDYVGNSPAKGGLFRTGPMNKGDGIAQSWVGHAVFTDADGRELEVRRLPNFFETFPVVLTDKDGVVRADIPFRRAESKYSFEQTGVKASFYGGDLNGQTFTDPADVKKWARKAQGGEIFEFDRETLNSDGVFRTSPRGWFTFGHACFALLFFFGHIWHGSRTIYRDVFAGIDPDLEEQVEFGVFAKVGDLTTRKKEAV; translated from the coding sequence ATGGGACTACCTTGGTACCGAGTACACACAGTCGTTCTGAACGATCCGGGACGGCTGATTTCTGTACACTTGATGCATACAGCTTTAGTGGCAGGCTGGGCCGGTTCAATGGCTCTGTACGAACTGGCTATTTATGACCCCAGCGACCCCGTTCTCAACCCCATGTGGCGTCAAGGAATGTTCGTGCTGCCCTTCATGGCACGTTTGGGTGTTGTTGGTTCTTGGGGTGGCTGGAACGTAACTGGTGCTGCCAACTACGATCCAGGTTTCTGGTCATTTGAAGGCGTTGCCGCCGCTCATATTGTTCTGTCTGGTCTGTTGTTCTTAGCTGCGGTTTGGCACTGGGTTTACTGGGATTTGGAACTATTCCAAGACCCCCGTACTGGTGAACCCGCTCTTGACTTGCCAAAAATGTTTGGCATTCACCTGTTCTTGGCTGGTCTACTTTGCTTCGGCTTTGGTGCTTTCCACCTTACCGGACTCTGGGGACCGGGAATGTGGATTTCTGACCCCTACGGTTTAAGCGGTCACGTTGAACCAGTTGCACCGGAGTGGGGACCAGATGGCTTTAACCCGTTTAACCCTGGTGGCGTAGTAGCTCACCATATCGCCGCTGGTATCGTTGGCATTATTGCTGGTTTATTCCACCTGTCGGTAAGACCACCCGAACGGCTCTATAAAGCCCTGCGGATGGGTAACATTGAAACAGTGCTTTCTAGCAGTATTGCCGCTGTATTCTTCGCGGCTTTCGTCGTTGCGGGTACAATGTGGTACGGTAGTGCTACTACCCCAATCGAGTTGTTTGGCCCTACCCGCTATCAGTGGGATCAAGGTTACTTTAAGCAGGAAATTCAGCGCCGCGTGCAAACAAGCCTTGCTTATGGCGCAACCCCTGAGCAAGCTTGGTCGCAAATTCCCGAAAAATTGGCATTCTACGATTATGTCGGCAATAGCCCCGCTAAAGGCGGTCTATTCCGTACAGGTCCAATGAACAAGGGTGATGGCATTGCCCAGTCTTGGGTAGGTCATGCAGTCTTTACAGATGCCGATGGACGGGAATTAGAAGTGCGCCGTCTGCCCAACTTCTTTGAAACTTTCCCAGTAGTTCTGACCGATAAAGATGGTGTTGTCCGCGCTGACATTCCCTTCCGTCGAGCAGAATCTAAGTATAGCTTTGAGCAAACTGGTGTGAAAGCCTCGTTCTACGGTGGTGACTTAAATGGTCAAACCTTCACAGACCCCGCAGATGTGAAGAAGTGGGCACGTAAAGCTCAAGGTGGCGAAATCTTTGAATTTGACAGAGAAACCTTGAACTCTGATGGTGTATTCCGTACGAGTCCTAGAGGTTGGTTTACCTTTGGACACGCCTGCTTTGCGCTGTTGTTCTTCTTTGGTCACATCTGGCATGGTTCTCGGACTATCTACCGAGATGTATTTGCTGGTATTGACCCAGATTTGGAAGAGCAGGTCGAGTTTGGTGTGTTTGCGAAAGTGGGTGACTTGACAACCCGGAAGAAGGAAGCTGTCTAA
- a CDS encoding TetR/AcrR family transcriptional regulator encodes MVRSAKTKRSSNSSRQVRDPEATKQQILDAAETEFSKHGLSGARIEAIATRAGVTTAMIHYYFENKEGLYKTVLQRPATELHDALQQLNLDTLPPEEALKTMIRAAIAYEAAHPHRGMLWFQEANQNQGKYFKLGNWQETFAHVIKILERGIAERKFRQLDPFLVCIQISGICTLYFNAHENIKHLTPNVDRLSPEMIEKYTQEAINLILAGVRA; translated from the coding sequence GTGGTTCGTTCAGCTAAAACAAAACGCTCATCTAACAGCAGTCGCCAAGTTCGAGATCCGGAGGCGACAAAACAGCAGATTTTGGATGCAGCGGAAACGGAATTTTCCAAGCATGGGTTAAGTGGGGCGCGAATAGAGGCGATCGCCACCCGTGCAGGGGTAACTACAGCGATGATCCACTACTATTTTGAGAACAAGGAAGGACTATATAAAACTGTGTTGCAACGTCCTGCGACTGAGTTGCATGACGCACTGCAACAACTAAATTTGGATACTTTACCACCAGAAGAAGCTCTAAAGACTATGATTCGAGCTGCGATCGCCTACGAAGCGGCCCATCCTCATCGAGGGATGCTTTGGTTTCAGGAAGCCAACCAAAATCAGGGCAAGTATTTTAAATTGGGCAACTGGCAAGAAACCTTCGCCCATGTCATCAAAATATTAGAACGGGGTATAGCAGAGAGAAAATTTCGTCAACTAGACCCTTTTTTGGTATGCATACAGATTAGTGGCATCTGTACTTTATACTTTAATGCTCACGAAAACATCAAGCATCTTACCCCAAATGTGGATAGGTTGAGTCCAGAAATGATTGAGAAATACACCCAAGAAGCAATTAATTTAATCTTGGCAGGAGTGCGAGCGTGA
- a CDS encoding Rieske 2Fe-2S domain-containing protein — MLAGAPWLLAHKSMLEVNQPKKFSIYGSDYVLWKDATGKVSALSNACPHMGAMLSEGWCEQKKDKSSVVVCPFHALEFDSEGCTILPGSNKKTLPQSQTLELIIQGDFIWSYGGQEPKAPIPSILNKIAAEYDFIGYIADTSVETDLITMLLIMHDYNHQNGTHRPLFRIEEVNFDKFIDNGHESHAFYNMPTAPTTLGEKIKNPDLLLLPKELKAHLENHFPSLVIFHGETAIGKVAQCHLFVPESEMRTRTYILMFGKPKHPAFKVLGKKFLNFAKVVVEQDTDILRKIYPNTPQKIKLNNEVGMDWVRRNFESWPEIVEPKFSK; from the coding sequence ATGCTAGCTGGTGCTCCTTGGCTCTTAGCACACAAATCAATGTTGGAAGTTAACCAGCCCAAAAAATTTTCCATCTACGGTTCAGACTACGTGCTGTGGAAAGATGCAACAGGCAAAGTGAGCGCCTTATCCAACGCCTGTCCTCACATGGGAGCGATGTTATCAGAAGGTTGGTGTGAACAGAAAAAAGATAAAAGTAGTGTGGTTGTTTGCCCTTTTCATGCCTTGGAATTTGATAGTGAAGGTTGCACTATTTTGCCAGGCTCTAATAAAAAAACCTTACCGCAATCACAAACATTAGAACTAATTATTCAAGGGGATTTTATTTGGTCTTATGGAGGACAAGAACCAAAAGCTCCTATTCCTAGCATATTGAATAAAATTGCTGCTGAGTATGACTTTATTGGTTATATAGCAGACACCAGCGTAGAGACAGACTTAATCACTATGCTGTTAATTATGCATGATTACAACCATCAAAATGGTACTCATCGTCCCCTATTTCGGATCGAAGAAGTAAATTTTGATAAATTTATCGACAATGGGCATGAATCTCACGCTTTTTATAATATGCCCACAGCACCCACAACATTAGGCGAAAAAATCAAAAATCCTGATTTATTGCTGTTGCCGAAAGAGCTTAAAGCACATCTAGAAAATCACTTTCCATCTTTAGTCATCTTTCATGGGGAAACGGCAATTGGTAAAGTTGCTCAATGCCATTTGTTTGTACCAGAGTCAGAAATGCGGACACGCACATACATATTGATGTTTGGTAAACCTAAACATCCAGCATTTAAGGTGTTGGGCAAGAAGTTTCTCAACTTTGCCAAAGTTGTTGTGGAACAAGATACGGATATTCTGCGGAAGATTTATCCGAATACGCCTCAGAAAATTAAACTCAATAACGAAGTGGGGATGGATTGGGTACGACGCAATTTTGAGAGTTGGCCGGAAATTGTAGAACCAAAGTTTTCTAAGTAA
- a CDS encoding ABC transporter substrate-binding protein produces MNWFSLSARRWEQITQLLSVLCLCLFLVVSCVNLPQTNTPASDSGNGRITIGTTQKPRTLDPSDAYELASLWLVYNMSDRLYTYESGNTVIKPQLATTLPQVSQDGLTYTIPLRQGIVFHDGTPFNAEAMAFSIRRFIENKGKPAFLLGDVVESAKATGEYELTIKLKKPFAAFPALLAFSGVCPVSPKAYEIGEGKFNPNNFIGTGPYKLAKFGPDSLRFDVFEQYWGEKPANNGINVQILSSGVNLYNAFRKKAVDVAYLSMDPDQIRSLEASAKKGAWQAIPNQGNVVSYLAINRNQKPVDNSAVRQAIAAMINRPLLYERVLYGQAEALYSLIPTAFNDYQPVFKEQYGDGNIQKAKELLTKAGFSKDNPAKVEVWYPSSSPTRSLAAIVLKALTKKTMDGILQFEVNTVESTTAFKNIAKGLYPTFLLDWYPDFLDADNYIQPFLACDKGSSEKGCEDGGSQSQGSFYYSQQMNQLIDKQRQEQNPEARKKIFAEIQDILARDVPYVPLWQSKDYVFAQTGISGVQLDPTQNLIYKNIKK; encoded by the coding sequence ATGAACTGGTTTTCCTTGTCTGCAAGACGCTGGGAGCAAATTACACAATTACTTTCTGTATTGTGTTTATGTTTATTTTTGGTTGTTAGTTGTGTGAATCTTCCACAAACAAATACACCAGCATCTGATTCTGGAAATGGTCGCATTACTATAGGTACGACACAAAAACCGCGTACCCTCGATCCATCTGATGCTTATGAATTGGCGTCACTATGGTTGGTGTATAACATGAGCGATCGCCTCTACACCTACGAAAGCGGAAATACCGTAATTAAACCACAGCTGGCTACCACATTACCTCAAGTTAGTCAGGATGGTCTGACTTACACAATCCCCTTGCGTCAAGGAATAGTATTTCATGATGGAACTCCCTTTAACGCCGAAGCGATGGCGTTTAGTATCCGCCGTTTTATTGAAAACAAGGGTAAACCAGCTTTCCTGCTAGGGGATGTGGTGGAATCAGCAAAAGCTACGGGCGAGTATGAGTTAACTATAAAGCTGAAAAAGCCATTTGCGGCGTTTCCGGCACTGCTGGCATTTAGTGGTGTCTGTCCCGTGTCGCCCAAAGCTTATGAAATTGGCGAAGGAAAATTTAACCCAAATAATTTTATCGGTACTGGCCCTTATAAATTGGCGAAATTTGGGCCTGATTCCTTACGATTTGATGTATTTGAGCAATATTGGGGAGAAAAGCCAGCAAACAACGGCATCAATGTACAAATTCTTAGCAGTGGGGTGAATTTATATAATGCCTTCCGCAAAAAAGCTGTAGACGTAGCTTACCTAAGTATGGATCCCGATCAAATTCGCAGCTTGGAAGCAAGTGCAAAAAAAGGTGCTTGGCAGGCGATTCCAAATCAGGGTAATGTTGTCAGTTATCTGGCGATTAACCGCAATCAAAAGCCTGTGGATAACTCAGCGGTAAGACAAGCGATCGCGGCAATGATTAACCGTCCATTATTATACGAGCGAGTGTTGTATGGTCAAGCGGAAGCACTTTACAGTTTGATACCAACAGCATTTAATGATTACCAGCCAGTTTTTAAAGAGCAATACGGTGATGGCAACATCCAAAAAGCTAAAGAACTGCTTACTAAAGCTGGTTTTTCCAAAGACAATCCCGCCAAGGTTGAGGTTTGGTATCCCTCTAGTTCTCCGACCCGGAGTTTAGCAGCAATAGTACTCAAAGCCCTTACTAAAAAAACAATGGATGGCATTCTCCAATTTGAAGTTAATACTGTAGAATCCACCACTGCTTTTAAAAACATTGCTAAGGGCTTATATCCAACATTCTTACTAGATTGGTATCCTGATTTTTTGGACGCAGACAATTACATTCAGCCGTTTTTAGCTTGTGACAAAGGCTCATCTGAAAAAGGATGCGAAGATGGAGGAAGTCAATCTCAGGGTTCTTTTTACTATAGTCAGCAAATGAATCAATTGATTGACAAGCAGCGACAAGAACAAAACCCCGAAGCACGCAAAAAAATCTTTGCAGAAATTCAAGACATATTGGCGCGGGATGTACCTTACGTTCCCTTATGGCAAAGTAAAGATTATGTATTTGCTCAAACAGGTATTAGCGGCGTGCAACTAGATCCCACTCAAAATTTGATATATAAAAACATCAAGAAATAG
- a CDS encoding PIN domain-containing protein, whose protein sequence is MRVLIDTNIVLDFLLEREPFLSDAEALFQAIGAGQVVGYVTATTLTDIFYIAKRQTQSLERARQTISIILAVMEVCPVDRTVLEVALTSGLADFEDAVQIACAIAQGLDAIVTRDHDFSSATMPVLSVNQLLKQL, encoded by the coding sequence GTGAGAGTTCTCATCGATACCAACATTGTTCTTGATTTCTTGCTAGAGCGGGAGCCATTTTTGTCGGATGCAGAAGCCTTGTTTCAAGCGATCGGTGCTGGACAAGTTGTAGGTTATGTCACTGCAACAACGCTAACGGATATTTTCTACATAGCCAAAAGGCAAACCCAAAGTCTCGAACGAGCAAGGCAGACAATCTCTATCATACTGGCAGTTATGGAGGTTTGCCCTGTTGATCGCACTGTTTTGGAAGTTGCTTTAACGTCAGGTTTAGCAGATTTTGAAGACGCTGTACAAATTGCTTGTGCAATTGCTCAAGGTTTAGATGCAATTGTTACCCGCGATCATGATTTTTCAAGTGCAACTATGCCCGTGTTATCTGTTAATCAGCTACTGAAACAGTTGTAG